In the genome of Chloroflexota bacterium, one region contains:
- a CDS encoding SDR family NAD(P)-dependent oxidoreductase, with translation MTTPNDFSSSLSQKVAESSGGREGVLRNREPIAIVGMACRFPGAENLDAFWQLLEEGGNSVTEGVPGSGVGRLADVIRDPSVQLEACRYGAFVDDIDMFDAAFFRISPVEAELLDPQQRMMLETSWEALEDAGIDPLKLKHSLTGMYTGISNDEYRMLVLDTSRPTEAAGSLYALSGTNLNGTAGRVSFVLGLMGPAKAVDAACASALVAVNDAVSDLQQGKADLAIAAGVQAILNGRIYELRAEAMMLSPEGQCKTFDASADGYVRGEGCGVIVLKRLSDAERDGDRIWAVIKGSAVNHGGDSVGLTVPNPPALKQVMEIALSDAGVSPSDVDFLEAHGTGTAVGDPIELEAVSEVYCNGRTADNPLLIGSVKTNIGHLESAAGIAGLIKAALALKHRIIPKQLHFNDPNPRVDWDNLPLKVTTEHVDWQRRGDRPRVAGVNCFGISGTNSHIVMEEYTDTETETSQDILIAGSAQKVAVSLPASVPDLRAPDGELEQRRTRFLPLSGKSDGALRDLARRYLSWLDERQAHISSDGVASGPMLSDMSWAAGVGRSHFERRAGAVFRDAASLRACLSDLAESDTTVEPQTANKVAFIYTGQGSQWVGMGQALYESEPVARAVMDRCEEVFRQVRGVSLLDVMFGRNGANENLGDTAWEQPALYTLECALTALWSSVGVRPSVVLGHSVGEIAAAQAAGVFSLEDGMRFAAARGALMSQMEYGTMAAIFAPPEQVAAEVEAHNAASDGVGLSVAADNGAHQVVSGPVEDIAAIVERFETLEIRARRLNTSKAFHSALVNPILRGLEDALSGLEIKSPTLTVVSNLTGRAVEPGMALDVEYWKRHAREAVAFASGVRAMAAEGVDVVVEIGPHDILGTMATLAWPSEDASGPPPALASLRRPLRDGSSPEPESSFIDAVAAAYEAGLDISFEGLFAGEKRRRISLPSYPFQRERYWAEQTRQRRQSAGHPLLGERHESARGEIMYETEVFPSDPAWLNDHRVFGRLVAPGALYGAMATSATLAEGSGPIVVEDFQLHNPLVFAESDSDDGSNEPGRTVQVVLDDSEQVASSSVQIFSKGAENEWILHIEGRVSSGAQAPEAGGRVDLDALKARLSPADVPDYYRAKADTGINLGPFFRTLGNVWSAPGEALGEVILPEAAGRNDLDVHPLVMDGCFQVVGVARNMTGAPGEATYLPFGWERFWLTRQMPDKLLCHVIMSESSVASDPESEEQPEVLSGEMRIYDLSGVLIGGFTGYTVKRATRAALLSAFEGVDDLLYEIDWRDRPLESGLMSADFFPRPSVVADSSELFPEYLTGAGVDPQGRNELLADMEWWSRSYALRTLEKLGWRRTPGDIFKHNELREELNVNPEHNRLFLRMLEMLAQSEVLEQRDEGFLVLVGEGEPLPAGLTESPEEFDKQMVEKYPHGLTETGLFRRSGAALADVLRGQEDPLTLLFSSGEPTAADLYLKAPVARAANRMLAEAMRELIARLPEDRRLRIVEIGAGTGSATASVLPELPEGRFDYVYTDISAGFFAEAEARFGDGDGCIEYRTLDIEKDPIAQGFDAHGYDIVLASNVLHATRYLQETLGHCRDLLSPSGQLVALENLRGLGWMDLTFGQLDGWWRFADDYRPHHALATPAIWRQALGDVGFVEVEVLGVDDSFTHEMLDKGVIVAQGPAQVTEQPGVWVLAGDKGGFAEELVEAMAARNQTVVLGDSGEARESWQSLIEGLPEDAPFKGVVYLEALQGHGAQATTGEIAEDVKRVGARALAMVQGLSDSDVIPENGVWFITRGAQVLERELTGELAGATLWGLGKVVTLEAPHLQPRMIDLDPIVANSLSGLVNDLMYPDHENHIAYRLGRRMAARLVRPDTTSERLTLPENSEWVLAPHRDGVFDKPEIKALPIRTLEPREVLVSVEATGLNFWDVFRSLGFIEDGDLGRELCGYVLDIGSDVTNVSIGDRVVGLGFGAFAPEMVTHSELVAPALDGISVSSLATIPSAFVSAALSYHYSGLEPGDRVLIHAGSGGVGLAAIQLAQAAGAEVFATASAPKQAYLRSLSVEHIYDSRQTKFGEEILADTGGEGIHVVLNSLTSEGFIDASLACLAEGGRFVELARRDILTHEEMAELRPDVKYDILELDVLKKTEPEWVGEVLREVMAGISTGKLKPIIHSRWPLAEAGAALSFMRSARHIGKIVLTPPSITNGQVRQDRTYLVTGGLGGIGIAVAEWLADHGAGTIVLNGRRDADPEAQVAIEALRGRGIKVEVELADMTDTAAIDAMLERMDANYSPLGGVIHSVGVLSDAALTNQSWERFEQVLSPKIVGAWHLHRATMDRDLDMFILFSSRVGVMGNPGQANHAAANAFLDQLAGHRRALGLPGQAIAWGAWSEIGEAAEQRERIEERRAALGGRWFTPQQGIRALERLVREDTTASVVMSMDWSVFEEAVEDRPALLEDMLSSLADDATDPASSEDLLTQLRVTIAPVGEQEELLVSFLQQELQAVLRLSTAPSPTVGFFDLGMDSLMAVEFRNRLNRAFAGEYTASNTVVFDYPDIASLAGHLAEELGQLGDSPPAPEPAVPEEPQQTSNDEDGIAIVGMACRFPQSKNLSEYWQLLESGTDAVTDGRQGNGIAPDMRGAFIEDIEWFDSRFFRISPMEARMMDPQQRMMLETSWEALEDAGIDPDGLRGSQTGVYAGIGGSEYRDVIESSGKSGNYLGTNASVAAGRIAFALGLEGPAMAIDMACASALAAVHQAVSGLQRGEVDLALAGGVHVVLSPSVSDFMTELGILSKSGQCSPFDASADGYVRGEGCGVIVLKRLSDAEADGDRIWGVIRGSAVNQNGVSAGLTVPNGQAQERVMEAALAQAGFSGADVDYLEAHATGSQLGDAIEAHAIGSVYGKDREAERPLLMGTVKSNIGHLEAAAGVAGVIKTVLAMKQGVIPKHLHFDNPNPQIEWASMPVRITSEQTDWPRHADRPPRAAVSAFGISGTNAHVVLEGYGNSTANGTSEHGAQSFVGSEKQVPVSLPEQVADRPVSMDGLEERVARFLPLSGKSDGALRDLAGQYMSWLDEHDNGSTPAALTPQSLADAAWMASVGRSHFDYRAGVVFSDAESMREGLAGIVETNGASDGAEPQPVARVAFLYAGDGSQWVGMGRALYDSEPVVRAVLDRCDAVVRAERGSSLLDVMFGSPGGAGDLSDAAWAQPALYSLECALTALWASIGIRPNSVLGHGTGEIAAAQAAGVFSLEDGLRFTLARSTLMAVLPGVDPNQSLMGLEVAFNDISVASPSLTMISGVTGQVIDSSVLPDWEYWRRQARESAALDVCASTLAELGVNLVLEVGHEPIQGRTISGYWPESAGVPTMISTAARTSADGQSLEFDDAFVRAAAAAYESGLDISFSGLFAGESRRRVSLPTYPFQRRHHWI, from the coding sequence ATGACCACTCCGAATGACTTCTCAAGCTCCTTAAGTCAGAAAGTTGCAGAATCTTCCGGCGGAAGAGAGGGCGTGTTACGAAACAGGGAACCGATAGCGATTGTGGGCATGGCGTGCCGATTTCCTGGCGCGGAGAACCTCGATGCCTTCTGGCAGCTACTGGAAGAAGGCGGAAACTCCGTAACAGAGGGAGTCCCCGGCTCCGGCGTTGGAAGGCTGGCAGATGTAATCCGAGACCCATCGGTCCAACTGGAGGCTTGCCGATACGGCGCCTTCGTGGACGATATTGATATGTTCGATGCGGCGTTCTTCCGCATCTCGCCTGTCGAGGCGGAATTGCTGGACCCGCAGCAGCGCATGATGCTGGAAACCAGCTGGGAGGCGCTTGAGGACGCGGGAATCGACCCGCTGAAGCTGAAGCACAGTCTCACCGGCATGTACACCGGAATCAGCAACGACGAGTACCGTATGCTGGTGCTGGACACGAGCCGCCCGACGGAGGCTGCGGGAAGCCTGTACGCGCTCAGCGGCACAAATCTTAACGGCACGGCAGGGCGTGTCTCTTTCGTGCTGGGTCTGATGGGGCCGGCGAAAGCGGTGGACGCCGCCTGCGCTTCTGCGCTCGTAGCCGTGAATGATGCGGTGTCGGACCTTCAGCAGGGGAAAGCCGACCTAGCCATCGCCGCCGGGGTGCAGGCAATTCTGAACGGCCGCATTTACGAGCTTCGCGCGGAGGCAATGATGCTGTCCCCTGAAGGGCAGTGCAAGACATTCGATGCCTCAGCCGACGGGTATGTGCGGGGCGAGGGATGCGGAGTCATCGTACTGAAGCGGCTGTCCGACGCTGAGCGCGACGGCGACCGAATATGGGCGGTCATCAAGGGTTCTGCCGTCAACCACGGCGGGGACAGCGTTGGGTTGACCGTACCGAATCCTCCGGCGCTGAAACAGGTGATGGAAATAGCATTGTCGGACGCAGGCGTAAGCCCGTCGGATGTGGATTTCCTCGAAGCGCACGGAACGGGAACTGCGGTTGGCGATCCGATAGAGCTTGAAGCCGTTTCTGAGGTCTATTGCAATGGACGCACGGCTGACAACCCGCTCCTTATCGGCTCAGTGAAGACGAACATCGGGCACCTTGAATCCGCCGCGGGAATCGCCGGACTGATCAAGGCGGCGCTGGCATTGAAGCACCGCATTATACCGAAGCAGCTGCATTTCAACGACCCCAACCCGCGTGTTGACTGGGACAATCTGCCGCTCAAAGTGACAACGGAGCACGTTGACTGGCAGCGCCGGGGCGACCGTCCCAGGGTGGCAGGAGTGAACTGCTTTGGGATATCCGGCACGAACTCCCACATTGTGATGGAGGAGTACACCGACACCGAGACGGAGACTTCACAGGATATTTTGATTGCAGGCTCGGCGCAGAAGGTCGCTGTTTCATTGCCCGCATCTGTACCAGACCTGCGAGCGCCGGACGGTGAGCTTGAGCAGCGCCGGACACGTTTCCTGCCCCTTTCGGGCAAGTCAGACGGCGCGCTGCGAGACCTCGCCAGGCGGTATCTGTCGTGGCTCGATGAACGGCAGGCCCATATCTCTTCCGACGGCGTCGCATCGGGTCCGATGCTGTCGGACATGTCATGGGCGGCGGGCGTAGGTCGCAGCCACTTCGAGCGACGCGCGGGGGCAGTGTTCCGAGACGCTGCGTCACTGCGGGCATGTCTGAGTGATCTTGCCGAATCCGACACGACCGTTGAACCCCAAACGGCGAACAAGGTAGCATTCATCTACACTGGACAGGGCAGCCAGTGGGTCGGGATGGGACAGGCGCTTTACGAGAGCGAGCCTGTGGCGCGGGCGGTGATGGACCGCTGCGAGGAAGTGTTCAGGCAGGTCAGGGGCGTGTCGCTGCTGGATGTGATGTTCGGGCGGAACGGCGCGAACGAAAATCTGGGCGACACGGCTTGGGAGCAGCCCGCACTTTATACTTTGGAGTGCGCGCTGACCGCGCTCTGGTCGAGCGTGGGCGTGCGCCCAAGTGTGGTGCTGGGGCATAGCGTTGGCGAAATTGCCGCAGCGCAGGCCGCAGGCGTTTTCAGCCTCGAAGACGGAATGAGGTTTGCCGCCGCGCGCGGCGCGCTGATGTCGCAGATGGAATACGGCACTATGGCTGCCATATTCGCGCCGCCCGAGCAGGTGGCGGCGGAGGTTGAAGCGCACAACGCAGCGTCTGACGGCGTTGGATTGAGCGTTGCAGCAGACAACGGTGCGCATCAGGTGGTCAGCGGGCCCGTTGAGGACATCGCAGCCATCGTCGAGCGATTCGAGACGCTTGAAATTCGCGCTCGGCGATTGAACACGAGCAAGGCGTTCCACAGCGCCCTGGTCAATCCGATCCTGAGGGGACTGGAAGACGCGCTGAGCGGTCTGGAAATTAAGTCTCCCACGCTGACTGTTGTCAGCAACCTGACGGGGCGTGCAGTAGAGCCGGGCATGGCGCTGGACGTAGAATACTGGAAGCGACATGCCCGTGAAGCAGTTGCATTCGCCAGCGGCGTAAGGGCAATGGCGGCAGAGGGTGTTGATGTTGTGGTGGAGATTGGGCCGCACGACATTCTCGGCACGATGGCGACTCTTGCATGGCCATCCGAAGACGCATCCGGTCCGCCGCCGGCGTTAGCCAGCCTGCGCCGACCTCTGAGGGACGGTTCATCCCCGGAGCCGGAGAGCAGTTTCATAGACGCGGTCGCCGCAGCATACGAAGCGGGACTGGACATATCCTTCGAGGGGCTGTTTGCGGGAGAGAAGCGTCGCCGGATCTCGCTGCCGAGCTACCCGTTCCAGCGCGAACGCTATTGGGCGGAGCAGACAAGGCAGCGCCGTCAGAGCGCGGGGCATCCGCTGCTGGGCGAGCGGCACGAGTCGGCTCGTGGCGAGATTATGTATGAGACGGAAGTGTTCCCGTCAGACCCGGCATGGCTGAACGACCACCGCGTATTCGGGCGGCTGGTAGCGCCGGGCGCGCTGTACGGGGCAATGGCGACTTCTGCGACGCTCGCCGAAGGAAGCGGCCCGATTGTCGTCGAAGACTTTCAGCTGCACAATCCGCTTGTCTTCGCCGAGAGTGATTCGGATGACGGCTCGAATGAACCGGGCAGGACTGTTCAGGTCGTACTGGATGATTCCGAGCAGGTCGCGTCAAGCAGCGTCCAGATATTCAGCAAGGGCGCTGAAAACGAATGGATTCTGCACATTGAAGGGCGTGTGTCGTCAGGGGCACAGGCGCCGGAAGCCGGAGGGCGAGTTGACCTCGATGCGCTGAAGGCCCGGCTTTCGCCTGCGGATGTGCCAGACTACTACCGCGCAAAGGCTGACACGGGAATCAACCTGGGGCCGTTCTTCCGCACGCTGGGGAATGTCTGGTCCGCGCCGGGTGAGGCGCTGGGCGAAGTGATTCTGCCGGAAGCGGCGGGGCGCAACGACCTTGATGTGCATCCGCTGGTGATGGACGGCTGCTTCCAGGTCGTCGGTGTGGCGCGGAATATGACGGGCGCGCCGGGTGAGGCGACATATCTGCCGTTCGGCTGGGAAAGATTCTGGCTGACGAGGCAGATGCCGGACAAGTTGCTCTGCCACGTAATCATGAGCGAGTCATCCGTGGCATCGGACCCCGAATCGGAGGAGCAGCCTGAAGTCCTGAGCGGGGAGATGCGGATTTACGATCTGAGCGGTGTTCTCATCGGCGGATTTACAGGCTACACGGTGAAGCGCGCCACGCGCGCCGCTCTGCTTTCGGCGTTCGAGGGCGTTGACGACCTACTCTACGAGATTGACTGGCGAGACCGCCCTCTTGAATCCGGGCTTATGTCCGCCGATTTCTTCCCGCGACCGTCTGTTGTCGCTGATAGTTCGGAACTATTCCCCGAATATCTCACCGGCGCAGGAGTCGATCCGCAGGGCAGGAACGAGCTGCTCGCGGACATGGAGTGGTGGTCGCGTTCTTACGCGCTCCGAACGCTGGAGAAGCTCGGTTGGCGGCGCACACCGGGCGATATATTCAAGCACAATGAGCTGCGAGAAGAACTGAATGTCAACCCTGAGCACAACCGCCTCTTTCTGAGGATGCTGGAAATGCTTGCCCAGTCCGAGGTGCTTGAGCAGAGGGATGAGGGCTTTCTGGTGCTGGTTGGCGAGGGCGAGCCGCTTCCGGCCGGACTTACGGAAAGTCCAGAAGAGTTCGACAAGCAGATGGTCGAGAAGTATCCGCATGGCCTGACCGAGACAGGGCTTTTCAGGCGATCCGGCGCGGCGCTGGCGGACGTGCTTCGTGGTCAGGAAGACCCGCTGACACTGCTGTTCAGCAGCGGCGAACCGACGGCGGCAGACCTGTACTTGAAAGCACCGGTCGCACGCGCGGCGAACCGCATGCTCGCGGAGGCAATGCGTGAACTTATCGCCCGACTTCCTGAAGACAGAAGATTGCGGATTGTAGAGATTGGCGCCGGCACGGGTTCGGCGACCGCTTCTGTGCTGCCGGAACTACCGGAAGGTCGGTTCGACTACGTGTACACGGACATCTCGGCAGGCTTCTTCGCGGAGGCTGAGGCAAGGTTCGGTGATGGGGACGGCTGCATCGAGTACCGCACTCTGGACATCGAGAAAGACCCAATCGCGCAGGGCTTCGACGCGCACGGATACGACATAGTGCTCGCCTCGAATGTGTTGCACGCGACACGCTATCTACAGGAGACGCTGGGGCACTGCCGCGACCTGCTCTCGCCGTCCGGTCAACTGGTCGCTCTGGAGAACCTGCGCGGGCTGGGCTGGATGGACCTCACATTCGGTCAGCTTGACGGCTGGTGGCGGTTTGCTGACGATTACCGCCCGCACCACGCTCTAGCTACTCCCGCAATCTGGCGTCAGGCGCTAGGGGATGTGGGATTTGTGGAGGTCGAGGTACTTGGCGTTGACGATTCGTTCACGCACGAAATGCTGGACAAGGGCGTGATAGTAGCGCAGGGGCCCGCTCAGGTAACGGAGCAGCCGGGCGTGTGGGTTCTTGCGGGCGACAAGGGCGGGTTCGCTGAAGAACTCGTAGAGGCAATGGCAGCGCGGAACCAAACGGTCGTGCTTGGCGACAGCGGCGAGGCCCGCGAGTCGTGGCAATCTCTGATTGAGGGACTGCCCGAAGACGCGCCGTTCAAGGGCGTGGTGTATCTGGAAGCCCTTCAAGGTCATGGAGCGCAGGCTACAACTGGCGAGATCGCGGAGGATGTGAAGCGTGTCGGCGCCAGGGCGCTTGCGATGGTGCAAGGACTGTCTGACTCTGACGTGATACCGGAAAATGGCGTCTGGTTCATAACGCGTGGCGCGCAGGTTCTGGAGCGTGAGCTTACGGGCGAGTTGGCGGGCGCGACGCTATGGGGGCTGGGAAAAGTCGTTACGCTTGAAGCGCCCCATTTGCAACCACGAATGATAGACCTCGATCCCATAGTGGCCAATTCGCTATCAGGCCTCGTGAACGACCTGATGTACCCGGACCATGAGAACCATATTGCGTATCGCTTGGGTCGCCGGATGGCTGCTCGCCTTGTACGTCCGGACACCACATCGGAGCGCCTGACACTGCCGGAGAACTCGGAATGGGTGCTTGCGCCGCACCGGGATGGCGTGTTCGACAAGCCGGAAATCAAGGCGCTTCCCATCCGCACACTGGAACCGAGAGAAGTTCTGGTATCGGTCGAAGCCACAGGACTGAACTTCTGGGACGTGTTCCGCTCGCTGGGCTTCATTGAAGACGGAGACCTAGGTAGAGAGCTGTGCGGTTATGTCCTCGATATTGGCTCGGATGTGACAAATGTATCCATCGGCGACCGCGTAGTTGGGCTGGGCTTTGGCGCTTTCGCGCCTGAAATGGTCACGCACTCGGAACTGGTTGCGCCCGCGCTGGACGGCATATCCGTGTCGAGCCTTGCCACGATCCCCAGCGCGTTCGTGTCGGCGGCGCTCTCATACCATTACTCCGGTCTTGAACCCGGCGACCGCGTGCTCATTCACGCAGGATCGGGAGGCGTGGGGCTGGCAGCAATTCAGCTGGCGCAGGCCGCGGGCGCTGAGGTGTTCGCTACCGCGAGCGCACCCAAGCAGGCATATTTGCGCTCACTGAGCGTCGAGCATATATACGACAGCAGACAGACCAAGTTCGGTGAGGAGATACTTGCTGACACGGGCGGCGAGGGTATCCACGTGGTGCTTAACAGCCTGACGAGTGAAGGATTCATCGACGCCAGCCTGGCCTGCCTCGCTGAGGGCGGGCGATTCGTGGAGCTTGCGAGACGCGACATCCTCACCCACGAAGAAATGGCAGAGCTGCGTCCGGATGTGAAGTACGACATCCTCGAACTGGATGTACTGAAAAAGACCGAACCGGAGTGGGTCGGGGAAGTGCTGCGCGAAGTTATGGCGGGCATTTCGACGGGCAAACTGAAGCCGATTATCCACAGCAGGTGGCCGCTCGCCGAGGCAGGCGCTGCCCTGTCATTCATGCGCTCTGCGCGGCACATCGGCAAGATTGTGCTGACCCCGCCCTCGATCACGAACGGACAGGTGCGGCAGGATCGCACATACCTCGTCACAGGCGGTCTGGGTGGCATAGGAATCGCGGTTGCCGAATGGCTGGCAGACCACGGTGCCGGCACGATAGTGTTGAACGGCCGCCGAGACGCTGATCCGGAGGCGCAGGTAGCCATCGAAGCTTTGCGTGGCCGCGGCATCAAAGTCGAGGTCGAACTGGCTGACATGACTGACACGGCGGCGATAGATGCGATGCTGGAGCGCATGGACGCGAACTATTCACCACTGGGCGGCGTGATTCACAGCGTTGGCGTGCTGTCGGACGCCGCGCTCACAAATCAGAGCTGGGAAAGGTTCGAGCAGGTGCTATCCCCGAAGATTGTGGGGGCGTGGCACCTGCACCGCGCGACAATGGACCGCGACCTGGATATGTTCATCCTGTTCTCAAGCAGGGTCGGCGTTATGGGCAATCCGGGTCAGGCGAACCACGCCGCCGCCAATGCGTTCCTAGACCAGCTCGCCGGACATCGGCGCGCGCTGGGCCTGCCGGGGCAGGCGATTGCGTGGGGAGCGTGGTCAGAGATTGGCGAAGCCGCGGAGCAGCGGGAACGGATTGAGGAACGGCGTGCCGCACTCGGCGGACGCTGGTTTACGCCACAACAGGGTATCAGGGCACTGGAAAGGCTGGTGCGTGAGGACACCACTGCATCCGTGGTGATGTCAATGGACTGGTCGGTATTCGAGGAAGCGGTCGAGGACCGTCCCGCGTTGCTGGAGGACATGCTGTCCTCACTGGCCGATGATGCAACCGACCCGGCATCGTCGGAAGACCTGCTGACCCAATTGCGGGTAACGATTGCGCCCGTGGGCGAGCAGGAAGAACTGCTAGTGTCTTTCTTGCAGCAGGAGTTGCAGGCAGTGTTGAGGCTGTCAACGGCACCGTCCCCGACGGTCGGGTTCTTCGACCTCGGCATGGACTCACTCATGGCAGTGGAGTTTCGGAATCGGCTGAACCGCGCATTTGCCGGCGAGTACACCGCATCCAATACTGTAGTCTTCGACTACCCGGACATTGCCAGCCTTGCGGGTCATCTCGCCGAAGAACTCGGTCAACTTGGCGATTCTCCGCCGGCACCTGAGCCAGCAGTTCCAGAAGAGCCTCAGCAGACCAGCAACGACGAAGACGGAATCGCGATCGTTGGTATGGCATGCCGCTTCCCGCAATCGAAGAACCTGTCAGAGTATTGGCAGCTATTGGAATCCGGCACTGACGCGGTTACTGACGGACGTCAGGGCAATGGGATTGCGCCTGATATGCGCGGTGCATTCATTGAGGACATCGAGTGGTTTGACTCACGCTTCTTTCGCATATCTCCGATGGAAGCTCGCATGATGGACCCGCAGCAGCGGATGATGCTTGAAACGAGCTGGGAGGCGCTTGAAGATGCGGGCATCGATCCTGACGGACTGCGAGGCAGCCAGACCGGGGTGTACGCCGGAATCGGCGGCAGCGAATACCGCGATGTGATAGAAAGCAGCGGCAAGTCAGGAAATTACCTTGGGACAAACGCGAGCGTAGCGGCAGGGCGGATAGCATTCGCTCTTGGTCTGGAAGGCCCCGCGATGGCAATCGATATGGCGTGCGCTTCGGCGCTTGCAGCAGTGCATCAGGCCGTATCCGGCTTGCAGCGCGGGGAAGTCGATCTTGCCCTTGCCGGAGGCGTCCATGTCGTGCTCTCGCCTTCCGTCTCGGACTTCATGACGGAGTTGGGCATTCTATCCAAGAGCGGGCAGTGCAGCCCCTTCGATGCGTCCGCAGACGGCTACGTGCGCGGCGAAGGGTGCGGCGTGATAGTGCTGAAGCGTCTGAGCGATGCGGAGGCGGACGGAGACCGGATATGGGGCGTCATCAGAGGCTCCGCCGTCAACCAGAACGGAGTGAGCGCGGGATTGACCGTTCCCAACGGCCAGGCGCAGGAGCGCGTCATGGAAGCCGCTCTTGCACAGGCGGGCTTCTCAGGAGCCGATGTTGACTATCTCGAAGCGCATGCCACAGGCTCGCAGCTGGGCGATGCAATTGAAGCGCATGCCATAGGCTCGGTGTACGGCAAGGACCGTGAAGCGGAACGACCTCTGCTGATGGGGACGGTGAAGTCCAACATCGGACATCTGGAAGCTGCGGCGGGAGTCGCAGGCGTTATCAAGACTGTGCTCGCCATGAAGCAGGGCGTCATTCCCAAGCATCTGCACTTCGATAACCCGAATCCGCAGATAGAGTGGGCTTCGATGCCCGTGCGGATAACTTCCGAGCAGACCGACTGGCCCAGACACGCCGATAGACCGCCGCGCGCAGCTGTGAGCGCGTTCGGCATTTCGGGCACGAATGCACATGTTGTGCTGGAGGGCTACGGCAACTCGACAGCCAACGGAACATCAGAGCACGGAGCGCAGTCTTTCGTGGGTTCTGAAAAGCAGGTGCCGGTCTCCCTTCCTGAGCAGGTGGCGGACAGGCCCGTATCTATGGACGGACTGGAAGAGCGCGTCGCACGCTTCCTGCCATTGTCCGGCAAGTCGGACGGCGCTCTGCGGGACCTGGCCGGACAGTACATGTCCTGGCTTGACGAGCACGACAACGGTTCGACACCGGCAGCACTGACACCGCAATCCCTTGCGGATGCGGCATGGATGGCGAGCGTAGGACGCAGCCACTTCGACTATCGCGCGGGGGTGGTTTTCAGCGACGCCGAGTCAATGAGGGAAGGCCTTGCCGGAATCGTCGAAACGAACGGCGCATCCGACGGCGCTGAACCGCAGCCTGTGGCGAGGGTTGCCTTCCTGTACGCAGGCGACGGCAGCCAGTGGGTTGGCATGGGCAGGGCGCTTTACGACAGCGAACCGGTCGTGCGCGCTGTGCTGGACAGATGCGATGCCGTTGTGCGTGCCGAGCGGGGCAGTTCGCTGCTCGACGTGATGTTCGGCAGTCCAGGAGGCGCGGGCGACTTGAGCGACGCGGCGTGGGCGCAGCCTGCGCTCTACTCGCTGGAATGCGCGCTTACCGCCCTCTGGGCAAGCATCGGAATTCGTCCGAATTCGGTTCTGGGTCATGGCACAGGCGAAATCGCCGCGGCACAGGCGGCGGGCGTGTTCAGCCTGGAAGACGGCCTGCGGTTCACTCTCGCTCGCAGCACGCTGATGGCGGTGCTGCCCGGGGTTGACCCGAACCAGTCCTTGATGGGACTGGAGGTGGCTTTCAACGACATTTCGGTCGCGTCTCCTTCGCTGACAATGATCAGCGGGGTTACGGGACAGGTGATCGATTCCAGCGTGCTGCCTGACTGGGAATACTGGCGCAGGCAGGCACGTGAGTCCGCCGCGCTTGACGTCTGTGCCTCCACGCTCGCGGAACTAGGGGTGAACCTAGTGCTGGAAGTCGGACATGAGCCGATTCAGGGACGGACGATTAGCGGCTACTGGCCTGAGTCTGCCGGAGTGCCGACTATGATTTCCACTGCTGCGAGGACATCCGC